The nucleotide sequence AGCAATAGAAAAGTTGGCGCAAGAGAGTTCTCAAGGATAAGGGCGCAGGAAGAAGCTTATTAAAAGAAAAGCCCTCGGACTCATAACGAATCCGAGGGCATAATTTTTTAGAAAGAATGAAGCTACAGCAGTTTCACCAGTGCGGCGATGGATGCGGCTTGAACAACAAGGAGCCCAGCCATCCATTTGATAATATCGGCTTTGACCCTTGATTCGCTTTCAAGAATATCTTTTCTTACAAGTTCAATATCATGCTTGGTTGCTAGTTCTTTTTTATATTCTGCGTCCTGCTTTTCAAAGACATGAGCAATAACCTCTGCGGCCTCTGCACCTAAAGCTTTTTCCAATTTTTTGGCATCATCAAATAGTAAAGTCATAACTACCTCTCAGTGAATTAATATCTCAGTTGGCTATTTTGTGTCAATGCGAGTTAATTGGCTACCAGCCTTAAAACTGGAGCAGGTTTCTTCGGCTGATTAATAGCACTATCCAAGAGAATGTTTGCGGCAACATATCTATCTTTATATGAATTTGTGAAACCATAAAGATCCCCTGAATCTGGCAACATTCTCCAAGCTGGCGCACAGCCTCCAGGTTCTATCATTTCAAACTTTTTTCTAGATATCTCTTTCAACTTATTGCAAAGCTTTATTCCCTGACTGGCAAGATCTTCAAGGCTGTCAAAAATTTCAAGTTCTTCTGGTGTGAGATTGTAGATATTACGCATTGCACACCTCTTCAGCCTTCCAGTTGTCTTCGTCCATTATCTCGACTGCATTTCTTATTTGTCTGCTCAAGAGTTCGAGGATATTTGCATCGCCTTCTCTGTCGAGCGCTCTATAAGTCGCAGTCAGTAATTCCAAGCTTGAAACTGCGGCAAATATATCGATGACCGGATCGCCGGAAGTGCTCTTTTCTGGATTGAGTTGTACTACATTATGCATTGCAAGCCTCCTGAAAATCTCCAGAATTACTAAAGCTTGCCGCTGCAATACGTCTGGCCTTCATCTTATCGTGGAACTTCTTCACAAAGTATATCTGTCCTTTGCCCGTAACTTTCGTTGTCTTGGTGATATGAGTCCCGCTAGTGCCTACCCTTGTGCCTTCCTTAATGACGAACACACCGAGATTCATGCTCTTCTGTGTAGGCAGGTTGTAACTGCTTCCAGTTTTATGCAGATAGCCGTTATCTCTCAGCCATGCGAAAAGGCGAGTTTGACCAACGTCATACTGAGTAGACTGTTTGATAAGTTTTGAAAGCTCTCCGACAAGGATTGTGGATTCCGCAACTTCGATAGTTTCAGCGAAAACAACCTTCGGGCGGTCTAAGGCGATTTGCTTTTCCGCTTCGGCTCTCTTGGCCTGTTCTTCCTTAAGATTGGTTGCAAGCTTGATAAGGGTATCAGGGTTCAAAAGAACCTCTTCGACCTTCTCAGGTGTGAGGTATGCGCCGTTTTTACGGATGGAAGGGAGAACTTCCGAAGTTACCCACTTTTTGAATTTCTTCGCTTCGGGTTTACGGGAACGTAGGATTAGGGAGTATAGGCCGGATTCGTTGATGAGTTTTACAAGTCCGTTTCTGCTGTTACTTATATCCTGTTTAGTAGACAGGGTATGTTCATCATCATCTAAATAACGTGTTGAATTGGAAACATCCAGTTCAAGAACATCACATACATCTTTAGCAACAAACCATAGTTCGTCACCAATGTTCAGGGTTCTTATATCCTGATTGTTAAATGAAAATGCGACAACTGAATCGTTGTCAGAAGCGTGTGAATTGGCTATGTTCTGTTCAGCCATGATAACCTCCGAGTCAGGTTGTTAAGGTTAGGCTCGGTTGGGTGGTGGTACACCTTGCCGGGCCGTTTTTTTGTCTACTTTTCTTTCTTCTTTTCTTCTGCCTCTTTTATCCGTCTTTCCATTTCCTCCATGAAAATATCTTTGAAGGTTTTATCGTACTCAGCCAAATACATTTTGTATTTGCGGTGAGTGGACTCATCCACCTTGATAGTGATTGCTTTTAATTTGTCTGCCATAAATCTATACGTACAAAAGTTTGGCAGATGCTGTCAACACCAAATTTCACTTTTCATAATATTTTATATTATCGCCATTGTTATTATGGATATATTTGTGTAGGTGGATTTGTTGGCTGGAGGATGTTTATTTTTATTATGCGCTAGCGGATGGAGTGTGAGTGTGTTTAGATTTTTGGCTATTGCTTTGCTATTCCTGCTGTCTTTTCCACT is from Maridesulfovibrio ferrireducens and encodes:
- a CDS encoding phage antirepressor KilAC domain-containing protein is translated as MAEQNIANSHASDNDSVVAFSFNNQDIRTLNIGDELWFVAKDVCDVLELDVSNSTRYLDDDEHTLSTKQDISNSRNGLVKLINESGLYSLILRSRKPEAKKFKKWVTSEVLPSIRKNGAYLTPEKVEEVLLNPDTLIKLATNLKEEQAKRAEAEKQIALDRPKVVFAETIEVAESTILVGELSKLIKQSTQYDVGQTRLFAWLRDNGYLHKTGSSYNLPTQKSMNLGVFVIKEGTRVGTSGTHITKTTKVTGKGQIYFVKKFHDKMKARRIAAASFSNSGDFQEACNA